From Salarias fasciatus chromosome 5, fSalaFa1.1, whole genome shotgun sequence, a single genomic window includes:
- the ptpdc1a gene encoding protein tyrosine phosphatase domain-containing protein 1, whose translation MAAGVGVRSDLPPASGSAHGAHIAGGMQTAIARVPTAKYTKMGETLRHVIPGHMQCSMACGGRACKYENPSRWSDEEQAIKGLYSSWITDNLLAMARPSTEIMDKYNIIQQFESCGLKTVINLQRPGEHASCGYPLEPESGFTYRPETFMEAGIYYYNFGWKDYGVASLTTILDMVKVMSFAVQEGKMAVHCHAGLGRTGVLLACYLVFTSRMTADQAILFVRAKRPNSIQTRGQLLCVREFAQFLVPLRSVFSCAEPRAGAVTLSQYLTRQRHLLHGYEARLMKNVPKIVRLACRLLADVAADRQVVVEEEWAELPDLTAEVEKTVSQQALQQLGKEMRGKGIPVPPCPAPSLCPDALQPRPPHDQALASDSDLDPLWRLQNAASPGASSLLHSRRLSYSDSVLHRLEQQGQPPLSSLLQHSLSHSSLPPACPPPPQDAGSKVTHRSVSPCSSTVPVLPPRSRLPLGHEDRPRAPFISLQSELAPEARRLMVAKALALDLMDQDLSTKVSAWQTELNSREGAWERLCVERDPRVLSGLMWSWLEQLKEPIISSEDVRSLSQRSADPHSALHALHKDHRLTLLCVLDCGAQLLPLPPDVESSFLQQTVRAFTKTEPAAQPSLFQTLTQILTPVLHSRRDEPPEPPLGINSAECRL comes from the exons ATGGCAGCGGGAGTCGGCGTGCGGAGCGACCTGCCTCCGGCCAGCGGCTCGGCCCACGGCGCTCACATCGCAGGAGGCATGCAGACAG CTATTGCGAGGGTCCCCACAGCAAAGTACACCAAGATGGGGGAGACGCTGAGGCATGTGATCCCCGGGCACATGCAGTGCTCCATGGCCTGCGGGGGCCGAGCCTGCAAATACGAGAACCCCTCTCGCTGGAGCGACGAGGAGCAAGCCATCAAGGGACTCTACTCGTCCTG GATTACTGACAACTTGCTAGCAATGGCGAGGCCTTCCACTGAAATCATGGACAAATACAACATCATCCAGCAGTTTGAGAG cTGCGGTTTGAAGACGGTCATTAACCTGCAGCGGCCCGGAGAACATGCTAGCTGTGGATACCCTCTGGAACCCGAGAGCGGCTTCACTTATCGACCTGAGACCTTCATGGAGGCAGGCA TCTACTACTACAACTTTGGCTGGAAGGACTACGGCGTGGCCTCTCTGACCACCATCCTGGACATGGTCAAAGTCATGTCCTTTGCAGTCCAGGAGGGGAAGATGGCCGTTCACTGCCACGCCGGGCTGGGTCGGACAG GTGTGCTGCTGGCGTGTTACCTGGTCTTTACCAGCAGGATGACGGCCGACCAGGCCATCCTGTTCGTCCGCGCCAAACGGCCCAACTCCATCCAGACCCGGGGCCAGCTGCTGTGCGTCCGAGAGTTCGCCCAGTTCCTGGTCCCTCTGCGGAGCGTCTTCTCCTGCGCCGAGCCCCGGGCCGGCGCCGTCACCCTGTCGCAGTACCTGACGcggcagcgccacctgctgcacGGCTACGAGGCGCGCCTGATGAAGAACGTGCCCAAGATCGTCCGGCTGGCGTGCCGGCTGCTGGCGGACGTGGCGGCCGACCggcaggtggtggtggaggaggagtgggcgGAGCTCCCCGACCTGACGGCCGAGGTGGAGAAGACGGTGTCCCAGCaggcactgcagcagctggggaAGGAGATGAGAGGGAAGGGGATCCCCGTCCCGCCGTGTCCCGCCCCCTCGCTCTGCCCGGACGCCCTGCAGCCCAGACCGCCTCACGACCAGGCCCTGGCCAGCGACAGCGACCTGGACCCCCTGTGGAGGCTGCAGAACGCCGCCAGCCCCGGGGCGTcctcgctgctccacagcaggaggCTGAGCTACAGCGACTCGGTCCTCCacaggctggagcagcagggccagcCCCCCCTCAGCAGCCTGCTCCAGCACTCCCTGTCCCACAGCAGCCTTCCTCCAGCGTGCCCTCCACCGCCTCAGGATgccgggtcaaaggtcacgcaCAGGAGTGTGTCCCCGTGTAGCTCCACAGTGCCTGTGCTGCCCCCCCGGAGCAGGCTGCCCCTCGGCCACGAGGACCGGCCCCGGGCCCCCTTCAtcagcctgcagtctgaactGGCCCCCGAGGCCCGCCGGCTCATGGTGGCCAAAGCTCTGGCTCTGGACCTAATGGACCAGGATCTGAGCACCAAGGTGTCAGCGTGGCAG ACGGAGCTGAACTCCAGGGAGGGGGCCTGGGAGCGTCTGTGTGTGGAGAGGGACCCCCGGGTCCTGTCGGGCCTCATGTGGTCGTGGCTGGAGCAGCTCAAAGAGCCCATCATCAGCAGCGAGGACGTGAGGAGCCTGAGCCAGCGGAGCGCCGACCCCCACAGCGCCCTGCACGCCCTGCACAAG GACCACCGCCTCACTCTGCTGTGCGTCCTGGACTGTGGCGcccagctgctgccgctgcccccGGACGTGGagagcagcttcctgcagcagacCGTGCGAGCGTTCACCAAG acgGAGCCCGCCGCCCAGCCGTCCCTGttccagaccctgacccagatcCTGACCCCCGTGCTCCACTCCAGACGGGACGAGCCTCCCGAGCCGCCTCTGGGCATTAACTCCGCTGAGTGTCGTCTGTGA